TGAAATGTTCCAGCCAGTTACTGCCGAATTACGGGCTTTTTGTCATCCGGTTACCGGCTCGCTTGTTTTTGAGTAAAAGTGACCCGCCTCGAAAACGAGGGAGTTACCGCTACGCTAGTTTCGAACTTTATTGTCCGAGTACAACAACAGCGGCTGAATTAAATCCTCTTCTCGTCCGCGTCGATGAAGTCAACAAAGGTGTGTATGTCGTCGCGATCTGAAAGGCCGGCCTGCTCCTTGCGCATCCTGAGGCGGGCCTCCATTTCGGCGTCGCCCGGCCGAGGATAGTTGAGCATGGAGTCGGCGTGCGCGCGCTTGTCAGCGTCGCTTTTCTTCACGTTTTTCAGGACCCAGTCGCATACCTCGCCATCACAAATGGTGCCTCGAACCACCGATACGAACCGCTCCTGCGTCAGGCCGGCTGCCTTGAGCCACCGTTCGTCGAATCCCTTGCCGAGGTTGGGCTGATAATC
The window above is part of the Candidatus Angelobacter sp. genome. Proteins encoded here:
- a CDS encoding DUF5069 domain-containing protein, with product MSEIIYPRSPRETMCGWMHLPRYVDKIRLHLAGKLHPDYQPNLGKGFDERWLKAAGLTQERFVSVVRGTICDGEVCDWVLKNVKKSDADKRAHADSMLNYPRPGDAEMEARLRMRKEQAGLSDRDDIHTFVDFIDADEKRI